In one window of Dyella thiooxydans DNA:
- the yihA gene encoding ribosome biogenesis GTP-binding protein YihA/YsxC: protein MSPNPLQGAQFTLAAHRFRQLPADQGAEVAFAGRSNAGKSSALNALTGHRGLARTSKTPGRTQQMVSFALPPLAQGEGEPPLEARLIDLPGYGYAKVPEELREHWKLEIDAYLHHRASLRGVVLIADIRHPLKEFDRMMLEFCFTTGLPCHLLLTKADKLSRGQATQALAAMRKSFRDGLHATAQVFSSTAGTGVEEARTRVVELLRTPRER, encoded by the coding sequence ATGTCCCCTAATCCGCTCCAGGGCGCGCAGTTCACGCTCGCCGCCCATCGTTTCCGTCAACTGCCTGCCGACCAGGGGGCCGAGGTGGCGTTCGCCGGCCGCTCCAACGCCGGCAAGTCCAGTGCACTCAACGCGTTGACCGGTCACCGCGGCCTGGCCCGCACCTCCAAGACACCTGGCCGTACCCAGCAGATGGTGTCGTTCGCGCTACCGCCGCTGGCGCAGGGCGAGGGCGAGCCGCCGCTGGAGGCGCGGCTGATCGACCTGCCGGGCTACGGCTACGCCAAGGTGCCGGAGGAGCTGCGCGAGCACTGGAAGCTGGAGATCGACGCCTACCTGCACCACCGCGCCAGCCTGCGCGGCGTGGTGCTGATCGCCGATATCCGCCATCCGCTGAAGGAGTTCGACCGGATGATGCTGGAGTTCTGCTTCACCACCGGGCTGCCGTGCCATCTGCTGCTGACCAAGGCCGACAAGTTGTCGCGTGGACAGGCGACGCAGGCGCTGGCGGCGATGCGCAAGAGCTTTCGCGATGGCCTGCACGCCACCGCGCAGGTGTTCTCCTCCACCGCCGGTACCGGTGTGGAAGAGGCGCGCACACGCGTGGTCGAGCTGCTGCGGACGCCGCGCGAGCGCTGA
- a CDS encoding DEAD/DEAH box helicase, whose amino-acid sequence MSETVLTDTFFTNFDLHPLLKQGLDEAGFTRCTPIQELTLPVALSGRDVAGQAQTGTGKTCAFLVAMMNRLLTQPAAADRKDSDPRALVIAPTRELAIQIDKDARSIGKHTGLRTALIYGGVDYDKQRQQLKDGCDIIIATPGRLLDYYKQNVFGLGSVEVMVIDEADRMFDLGFIKDVRYIFRRLPSREQRQVLLFSATLSHRVLELAYEHMHEAEKLVVETDNVTADRVRQVVYFPAKEEKMPLLLNLLERTQAERSIVFVNTKAAAERITDRLKRQGYRVGALSGDVPQLKRQKLLQRFQDSQLDILVCTDVAARGLHIPAVSHVFNYDLPQDAEDYVHRIGRTARLGAEGDAISFACDLYAMSLPDIETYIGQKIPVATVEPELLVMPKPKEVDAQFAADAAADSAAFGDRVESRDGDKRSSQNGRGGRREGGRGESRGPRPPRQARPAVEAPVADEVQAPADAQPATAPDGTPTDANGAPRKRRRRRGGRNRRRDGEAAGAEAVPAAATSKPGAGGHAERGNRRPPRERHGNESTPRPSRQVALQSGVASETPSQKKPGFFRRLTRLFTGR is encoded by the coding sequence ATGTCCGAAACCGTTCTCACCGATACCTTCTTCACCAATTTCGATCTGCATCCGCTGCTCAAGCAGGGCCTGGACGAAGCCGGCTTCACCCGCTGCACGCCGATCCAGGAGCTGACCCTGCCGGTCGCCCTGTCCGGCCGCGACGTCGCCGGCCAGGCGCAGACCGGCACCGGCAAGACCTGCGCCTTCCTGGTCGCCATGATGAACCGCCTGCTGACCCAGCCGGCCGCGGCGGACCGCAAGGATTCCGACCCGCGCGCGCTGGTGATCGCGCCGACCCGCGAGCTGGCGATCCAGATCGACAAGGACGCCCGCTCGATCGGCAAGCACACCGGCCTGCGCACCGCGCTGATCTACGGCGGCGTCGACTACGACAAGCAGCGCCAGCAGCTGAAGGACGGCTGCGACATCATCATCGCCACCCCCGGCCGCCTGCTCGACTACTACAAGCAGAACGTGTTCGGCCTGGGCAGCGTTGAGGTGATGGTGATCGACGAGGCCGACCGCATGTTCGACCTCGGCTTCATCAAGGACGTGCGCTACATCTTCCGCCGCCTGCCGTCGCGCGAGCAGCGCCAGGTGCTGCTGTTCTCCGCCACGCTGAGCCACCGCGTGCTGGAGCTGGCCTACGAGCACATGCACGAGGCCGAGAAGCTGGTGGTGGAGACCGACAACGTCACCGCCGACCGCGTGCGCCAGGTCGTCTACTTCCCGGCCAAGGAAGAGAAGATGCCGCTGCTGCTCAACCTGCTTGAGCGCACGCAGGCCGAGCGCAGCATCGTGTTCGTCAACACCAAGGCCGCGGCCGAGCGCATCACCGACCGGCTCAAGCGCCAGGGCTACCGCGTCGGCGCGCTGTCCGGTGACGTGCCGCAGCTGAAGCGCCAGAAGCTGCTGCAGAGGTTCCAGGACAGCCAGCTTGACATCTTGGTGTGCACCGACGTGGCCGCCCGTGGCCTGCACATCCCGGCGGTCAGCCATGTGTTCAACTACGACCTGCCGCAGGACGCCGAGGACTACGTGCACCGCATCGGGCGTACGGCGCGCCTGGGTGCCGAAGGCGACGCGATCAGCTTCGCCTGCGACCTGTACGCGATGAGCCTGCCGGACATCGAGACCTACATCGGCCAGAAGATCCCGGTGGCCACGGTGGAGCCGGAGCTGCTGGTGATGCCCAAGCCGAAGGAAGTCGACGCCCAGTTCGCCGCCGATGCCGCGGCCGACAGCGCTGCGTTCGGCGATCGGGTGGAGTCGCGAGACGGTGACAAGCGGTCTTCGCAGAACGGCCGTGGTGGCCGTCGCGAGGGTGGTCGCGGCGAGAGCCGCGGGCCGCGTCCGCCGCGGCAGGCACGGCCGGCAGTCGAGGCGCCGGTCGCGGACGAAGTGCAGGCCCCGGCCGATGCCCAGCCGGCCACCGCTCCGGACGGCACGCCGACCGATGCCAACGGTGCGCCGCGCAAGCGTCGGCGCCGGCGCGGAGGCCGCAACCGGCGTCGCGATGGCGAGGCAGCGGGAGCCGAAGCCGTGCCGGCCGCGGCGACTTCGAAGCCGGGCGCCGGCGGTCATGCCGAGCGCGGCAACCGTCGTCCGCCGCGCGAGCGGCACGGCAACGAATCCACGCCCCGCCCGTCGCGCCAGGTGGCGCTGCAGTCGGGAGTGGCAAGCGAGACGCCGTCGCAGAAGAAGCCCGGCTTTTTCCGGCGCCTGACCCGGTTGTTCACTGGCCGCTGA
- the trxA gene encoding thioredoxin TrxA — protein sequence MSDLITHVSDAAFEQEVLKSDTPVLLDFWAEWCGPCKAIAPVLDELARQYEGKLRVVKLNIDQNQQTPRTYGVRGIPTLMMFKNGKVEATQIGAVGKGQLTQMIDKAL from the coding sequence GTGAGCGATCTCATTACCCACGTCAGCGACGCCGCTTTCGAGCAGGAAGTGCTCAAGTCCGACACCCCCGTCCTGCTGGATTTCTGGGCCGAATGGTGCGGCCCGTGCAAGGCCATCGCGCCGGTGCTGGACGAGCTGGCCAGGCAGTACGAAGGCAAGCTGCGCGTGGTCAAGCTGAACATTGACCAGAACCAGCAGACCCCCCGCACCTACGGCGTGCGCGGCATCCCCACCCTGATGATGTTCAAGAACGGCAAGGTCGAGGCGACCCAGATCGGCGCCGTCGGCAAGGGCCAGCTGACCCAGATGATCGACAAGGCGCTCTGA
- a CDS encoding glutamate--cysteine ligase, with translation MSIPSAVKGTPITGRQQLVDYLAAGEKPREAWRIGTEHEKFGFRTDDLRPPTYEGDRGIRVLLERLAARYGWEVAREGELPVALSRDKASITLEPAGQLELSGAPLETIHETCREVNSHLADVRSVADELGLGFLGMGFQPKWRRDEMPWMPKGRYKIMREYMPKVGSLGLDMMTRTCTVQVNLDFDSEADMVKKFRTSLALQPIATALFADSPFTDGQPNGYLSYRSHVWTDTDNDRTGMLDFVFEDGFGYERYVDYILDVPMYFSYQDGRYIDLAGQDFKRFMAGELPAVPGTRATMKDWADHLTTAFPEVRLKQYLEMRGADGGPWGRLCALPALWVGLLYDDEALSAAWDLVKDFSLAERHALRDGVPKHALKLPFRHGTVRDLARETLKIAAHGLKRRARLNAGGADERTFLEPLLEIVESGQTPAERKLELFHGVWGGSVDQVFREFAY, from the coding sequence GTGTCCATCCCCAGTGCCGTCAAGGGCACCCCGATCACGGGGCGCCAGCAGCTCGTCGATTACCTCGCCGCCGGGGAGAAACCGCGTGAGGCGTGGCGCATCGGCACCGAGCACGAGAAGTTCGGCTTCCGTACCGATGACCTGCGGCCGCCGACCTACGAGGGCGACCGCGGCATCCGCGTACTGCTGGAGCGGCTGGCCGCACGTTACGGCTGGGAGGTCGCCCGCGAGGGCGAGCTGCCGGTGGCCCTGTCGCGCGACAAGGCCTCGATCACGCTGGAGCCCGCCGGCCAGCTGGAGCTGTCCGGCGCCCCGCTGGAAACGATCCACGAGACCTGCCGCGAGGTGAACTCGCACCTGGCCGACGTGCGCTCGGTAGCCGACGAGCTGGGCCTGGGCTTCCTCGGCATGGGCTTCCAGCCGAAGTGGCGCCGCGACGAGATGCCCTGGATGCCCAAGGGGCGCTACAAGATCATGCGCGAGTACATGCCCAAGGTCGGCTCGCTCGGCCTGGACATGATGACCCGCACCTGCACGGTGCAGGTCAACCTCGACTTCGACAGCGAGGCGGACATGGTGAAGAAATTCCGCACCAGCCTCGCCCTGCAGCCGATCGCCACCGCACTGTTCGCCGACTCGCCGTTCACCGACGGCCAGCCCAACGGCTACCTCTCCTACCGCTCGCACGTGTGGACCGATACCGACAACGACCGTACAGGCATGCTCGATTTCGTGTTCGAGGACGGCTTCGGCTACGAACGCTATGTCGACTACATCCTCGACGTGCCGATGTACTTCAGCTACCAGGACGGCCGCTACATCGACCTGGCCGGCCAGGACTTCAAGCGCTTCATGGCCGGCGAGCTGCCTGCCGTCCCCGGCACCCGCGCCACGATGAAGGACTGGGCCGACCATCTGACCACCGCGTTCCCCGAAGTGCGCCTCAAGCAGTACCTGGAAATGCGCGGTGCCGACGGCGGCCCATGGGGCCGGCTGTGCGCCCTGCCCGCGCTATGGGTCGGCCTGCTGTACGACGACGAGGCCCTGAGCGCGGCCTGGGATCTGGTGAAGGATTTCTCGCTGGCCGAACGCCACGCCCTGCGCGACGGCGTGCCGAAGCATGCACTGAAGCTGCCATTCCGCCACGGCACCGTGCGCGACCTGGCCCGCGAGACGCTGAAGATCGCCGCCCATGGCCTGAAGCGCCGCGCCCGGCTGAATGCCGGCGGTGCCGACGAGCGCACCTTCCTCGAGCCACTGCTGGAGATCGTCGAGTCCGGCCAGACCCCGGCCGAGCGCAAGCTGGAACTGTTCCACGGTGTCTGGGGCGGCAGCGTGGACCAGGTATTCCGCGAGTTCGCGTACTGA
- a CDS encoding GAF domain-containing protein, translating to MFHVASHPHAGKRELYAEVAELAEGLLAGEPDLIANAANFSALLFHSLPDLNWAGFYFFDGTELVVGPFQGKPACIRIALGRGVCGTAAQTRQTQLVVDVHAFEGHIACDAASNSEIVVPLVKADGTLLGVWDVDSPLSGRFDDEDRAGMEALCALFMQAVDA from the coding sequence ATGTTCCACGTTGCCTCCCATCCGCACGCCGGCAAACGCGAGCTTTACGCCGAAGTGGCCGAGCTCGCGGAGGGCCTGCTGGCCGGCGAACCCGATCTGATCGCCAACGCCGCCAATTTCAGCGCCCTGCTGTTCCACAGCCTGCCCGATCTCAACTGGGCCGGCTTCTACTTCTTCGACGGCACCGAGCTGGTGGTCGGACCGTTCCAGGGCAAGCCGGCCTGCATCCGCATCGCGCTGGGACGGGGCGTATGCGGCACGGCGGCGCAGACGCGGCAGACCCAGCTGGTGGTCGACGTGCATGCGTTCGAGGGCCACATCGCCTGCGACGCCGCATCGAACTCCGAGATCGTGGTGCCACTGGTGAAGGCGGACGGCACCCTGCTCGGCGTGTGGGACGTGGACAGCCCGCTCAGCGGCCGCTTCGACGACGAGGATCGCGCCGGCATGGAGGCGCTGTGCGCGCTGTTCATGCAAGCCGTCGACGCCTGA
- the rho gene encoding transcription termination factor Rho: protein MSDIESKAPHDADGAENRPASEPRQRAPRKSAAAKSAVAEASANAPASAAPAPAGPAPAAPAPVQASLPVDRPAPANPAPSAQSQATPAASPAPAPQGGGQPQGQAPQGGGNGGGGGNQGGNERRNDRNDRNDRGRRRRHERGPRGNQGGGQRNPNGLPMDDDETGDVGSNDNLINLTELKRMKAPQLLAFAESLGIQEGVARQRRQDVIFNILKAHARAGGGIWAEGVLEILQDGFGFLRSADESYLAGPDDIYVSPSQIRRFNLRTGDYITGRVRHPKEGERYFAMLRVDDINGDPPEASKNKMLFENLTPLFPRKAYKLERGNGSSEDITGRILDLVAPIGKGQRGLIVSQPKSGKTMMLQNIAQAIQYNHPEAHLIILLVDERPEEVTEIARTVRAEVISSTFDEPAVRHVQVAEMVIERAKRLVEHKKDVIILLDSITRLARAYNTVVPSSGKVLTGGVDANALQRPKRFFGAARNVEEGGSLTIIATALIDTGSKMDEVIYEEFKGTGNMEVHLSRRIAEKRVYPAIDINRSGTRREDLLIDPDLLAKIWILRKLLHPMDELAAMEFMLDKMKSTKSNDEFFNSMKR from the coding sequence GTGTCTGATATCGAAAGCAAAGCACCCCACGACGCCGACGGCGCCGAGAACCGGCCTGCCAGCGAACCCCGCCAGCGTGCACCACGCAAGAGCGCGGCCGCCAAGTCTGCGGTCGCCGAAGCATCGGCAAACGCGCCGGCTTCGGCCGCGCCCGCACCGGCCGGACCGGCCCCGGCCGCTCCGGCGCCGGTCCAGGCCAGCCTGCCGGTGGATCGCCCGGCACCGGCGAACCCCGCCCCTTCGGCGCAGTCTCAGGCGACTCCGGCGGCGAGTCCCGCGCCGGCACCCCAGGGCGGCGGGCAGCCGCAGGGCCAGGCGCCCCAGGGGGGCGGCAATGGGGGAGGCGGCGGCAATCAGGGCGGCAACGAACGCCGCAACGACCGCAATGATCGCAACGACCGCGGCCGGCGCCGGCGCCACGAGCGCGGACCGCGCGGCAACCAGGGAGGCGGCCAGCGCAATCCGAACGGCCTGCCGATGGACGACGACGAGACCGGCGACGTCGGCAGCAACGACAACCTGATCAACCTCACCGAACTCAAGCGCATGAAGGCGCCGCAGCTGCTGGCCTTCGCCGAGTCGCTGGGCATCCAGGAGGGCGTGGCGCGCCAGCGTCGCCAGGATGTGATCTTCAACATCCTCAAGGCGCACGCCCGCGCCGGCGGCGGAATCTGGGCCGAGGGCGTGCTGGAGATCCTGCAGGACGGCTTCGGGTTCCTGCGCTCGGCCGACGAGAGCTACTTGGCCGGTCCCGACGACATCTACGTCAGCCCCAGCCAGATCCGCCGCTTCAACCTGCGCACCGGCGACTACATCACCGGGCGCGTGCGCCATCCGAAGGAAGGCGAGCGCTACTTCGCCATGCTGCGCGTCGACGACATCAACGGCGATCCGCCGGAAGCGTCGAAGAACAAGATGCTGTTCGAGAACCTCACCCCGCTGTTCCCGCGCAAGGCCTACAAGCTGGAGCGCGGCAACGGTTCGAGCGAGGACATCACCGGCCGCATCCTCGACCTGGTCGCGCCGATCGGCAAGGGCCAGCGTGGCCTGATCGTCTCCCAGCCCAAGTCGGGCAAGACGATGATGCTGCAGAACATCGCCCAGGCGATCCAGTACAACCACCCCGAGGCGCACCTGATCATCCTGCTGGTCGACGAGCGACCGGAGGAAGTGACCGAGATCGCCCGCACCGTGCGCGCCGAGGTGATCTCCTCGACGTTCGACGAGCCGGCGGTGCGCCACGTGCAGGTCGCCGAAATGGTGATCGAGCGCGCCAAGCGCCTGGTCGAGCACAAGAAGGACGTGATCATCCTGCTCGACTCGATCACCCGCCTGGCCCGCGCCTACAACACCGTGGTGCCCAGCTCCGGCAAGGTGCTCACCGGTGGCGTGGACGCCAACGCGCTGCAGCGCCCGAAGCGCTTCTTCGGCGCCGCGCGCAACGTCGAGGAAGGCGGCAGCCTGACCATCATCGCCACCGCGCTGATCGACACCGGCTCGAAGATGGACGAGGTGATCTACGAGGAGTTCAAGGGTACCGGCAACATGGAGGTGCACCTGAGCCGCCGCATCGCCGAGAAGCGCGTCTATCCGGCCATCGACATCAACCGCTCCGGCACCCGCCGCGAGGATCTGCTGATCGACCCGGACCTGCTGGCCAAGATCTGGATTCTGCGCAAGCTGCTGCATCCGATGGACGAGCTGGCCGCGATGGAGTTCATGCTCGACAAGATGAAGAGCACCAAGTCCAACGACGAGTTCTTCAACTCGATGAAGCGCTGA
- the bioD gene encoding dethiobiotin synthase: MSTHDRLFIAGTDTGIGKTHVSCALLHALRAAGRDAVGMKPVASGCEETPGGLRNEDALALQAAGPADVPYAAINPVSLRASLSPHLAAARDGVTVTLPPLTAAFEQLRARHAPVVVEGVGGWLVPLAPGLMASALARAWQLPVILVVGLRLGCLNHALLSARAIAADGCRLLGWVGNRIDPAMEAVEDNLATLRDLMPAPCLGVLPHGESAASAARHLAAAVAALE; the protein is encoded by the coding sequence ATGTCCACGCATGACCGCCTGTTCATTGCCGGCACCGACACCGGCATCGGCAAGACCCACGTGTCGTGCGCCCTGCTGCATGCGTTGCGCGCGGCGGGGCGCGATGCGGTCGGCATGAAGCCGGTCGCCAGTGGCTGCGAGGAGACGCCCGGGGGACTGCGCAACGAGGACGCACTGGCGCTGCAGGCGGCAGGGCCGGCCGATGTGCCGTATGCGGCGATCAATCCGGTCAGTCTGCGGGCGTCGCTGTCACCGCACCTGGCGGCGGCACGCGATGGCGTGACGGTAACGCTGCCGCCGCTCACCGCGGCCTTCGAGCAGTTGCGCGCGCGTCACGCCCCGGTGGTGGTGGAGGGCGTCGGCGGCTGGCTGGTTCCTTTGGCCCCCGGGCTGATGGCGTCCGCCCTGGCCCGGGCGTGGCAGCTGCCGGTGATCCTGGTGGTCGGTCTGCGGTTGGGGTGCCTGAACCACGCGCTGCTCAGCGCGCGGGCGATCGCTGCGGACGGCTGCCGGCTGCTCGGCTGGGTCGGCAACCGCATCGATCCGGCGATGGAAGCCGTCGAAGACAACCTGGCGACGCTGCGGGACCTGATGCCGGCGCCATGCCTGGGCGTCTTGCCGCATGGCGAGTCGGCCGCATCTGCCGCAAGGCATCTGGCCGCTGCGGTCGCCGCGCTGGAATGA
- the dcp gene encoding peptidyl-dipeptidase Dcp, producing the protein MLRLRTLAMATTIALAACSQHGNEPAKSSAPAPAPASTAPAKAASTAGVAPFTDANPFAKASTLDFQAPPFDKITDADYQPAIEEGMRQHLAEIQKIADNPEPATFDNTFVAMEKSGALLSRVMMVFNGVTSANTDDTLQKVQEDEAPKLAAHEDAIYLNSKLFQRVETVYNERASLKLDPESLRLVEVVYRDFVHHGAKLSDADKAKLKALNEEESTLSTKFTNTLLAATKDGALLVDDKSKLAGLSEGDIAAAAQAAKARGLDGKWVIALQNTTQQPALQDLTDRATREALFKASWDRAEKGNADDTRAIIERLAQIRAEQAKLLGFPSYAAWKLDDQMAKTPERAIKFMQDLVPAATARAEREAKDIQAVIDQQKGGFKLQAWDWEHYAEQVRKAKYDLDENQIKPYFELDNVLKNGVFYAANQLYGLTFKERKDIPVYQPDVRVFEVFDKDGKSLALFYCDYFKRDNKGGGAWMDNFVGQSKLLGTKPVIYNVANFTKPAPGQPALLSFDDVITMFHEFGHALHGMFADEEYPTLSGTNTARDFVEFPSQFNEHWATDPKVFAHYAVNYKTGKPMPKELVDKIKKARNFNKGYDMTELVSAALLDMGWHSLPADAPKQDADAFEAKILKDDKIDLSYVPPRYRSSYFQHIWGNGYAAGYYAYLWTEMLADDGFEWFKEHGGLTRANGDRFRAMILSRGNTEDLEKMYEAWRGKAPSVEPMLIDRGLKDTH; encoded by the coding sequence ATGCTCCGACTCCGAACCCTCGCCATGGCCACCACCATCGCCCTCGCCGCCTGCTCGCAGCACGGCAACGAACCTGCCAAGTCCTCCGCACCGGCTCCCGCGCCGGCCAGCACGGCGCCGGCCAAGGCGGCCAGCACGGCCGGCGTGGCGCCGTTCACGGACGCCAACCCGTTCGCCAAGGCCAGCACGCTGGACTTCCAGGCGCCCCCGTTCGACAAGATCACCGACGCCGACTACCAGCCGGCGATCGAAGAGGGCATGCGCCAGCACCTGGCCGAGATCCAGAAGATCGCGGACAACCCGGAGCCGGCGACCTTCGACAACACCTTCGTGGCGATGGAGAAATCCGGCGCGCTGCTCAGCCGGGTGATGATGGTCTTCAACGGCGTCACCAGCGCCAACACCGACGACACCCTGCAGAAGGTGCAGGAAGACGAAGCGCCGAAGCTGGCCGCCCACGAGGATGCGATCTACCTCAACAGCAAGCTGTTCCAGCGGGTCGAGACCGTCTACAACGAGCGCGCCTCGCTCAAGCTCGATCCGGAGTCGTTGCGACTGGTCGAGGTGGTCTACCGCGATTTCGTGCATCACGGCGCCAAGCTGTCCGATGCCGACAAGGCCAAGCTGAAAGCGCTCAACGAGGAGGAGTCCACCCTCAGCACCAAGTTCACCAATACGCTGCTCGCCGCCACCAAGGACGGCGCGCTGCTGGTGGACGACAAGTCCAAGCTGGCCGGCCTGTCCGAGGGTGACATCGCGGCGGCGGCACAGGCGGCCAAGGCCCGCGGGCTGGATGGCAAGTGGGTGATCGCTCTGCAGAACACCACCCAGCAGCCCGCGCTGCAGGACCTGACCGATCGCGCCACCCGCGAGGCGCTGTTCAAGGCATCCTGGGACCGTGCGGAGAAGGGCAACGCCGACGACACCCGCGCGATCATCGAGCGGCTGGCGCAGATCCGCGCCGAGCAGGCCAAGCTGCTGGGCTTCCCGAGCTACGCGGCGTGGAAGCTCGACGACCAGATGGCCAAGACGCCCGAGCGCGCGATCAAGTTCATGCAGGACCTGGTGCCGGCCGCCACGGCGCGCGCCGAGCGCGAGGCGAAAGACATCCAGGCCGTCATCGACCAGCAGAAGGGTGGCTTCAAGCTGCAGGCCTGGGACTGGGAGCACTACGCCGAGCAGGTGCGCAAGGCCAAGTACGACCTGGACGAGAACCAGATCAAGCCGTACTTCGAGCTCGACAATGTGCTCAAGAACGGCGTCTTCTACGCCGCCAACCAGCTGTACGGGCTGACCTTCAAGGAGCGCAAGGACATCCCGGTGTACCAGCCGGACGTGCGCGTGTTCGAGGTGTTCGACAAGGACGGCAAGTCGCTGGCGCTGTTCTACTGCGACTACTTCAAGCGAGACAACAAGGGCGGCGGCGCCTGGATGGACAACTTCGTCGGCCAGTCGAAGCTGCTCGGCACCAAGCCGGTGATCTACAACGTCGCCAACTTCACCAAGCCGGCGCCGGGCCAGCCCGCGCTGCTGTCCTTCGACGACGTGATCACCATGTTCCACGAGTTCGGTCATGCGCTGCACGGCATGTTCGCCGACGAGGAGTACCCGACGCTCTCCGGCACCAATACTGCGCGCGACTTCGTCGAGTTCCCCTCGCAGTTCAACGAACACTGGGCGACCGATCCGAAGGTGTTCGCGCACTATGCGGTCAACTACAAGACCGGCAAGCCGATGCCGAAGGAGCTGGTCGACAAGATCAAGAAGGCCCGCAACTTCAACAAGGGCTACGACATGACCGAGCTGGTCTCGGCGGCCCTGCTGGACATGGGCTGGCATTCGCTCCCGGCCGACGCGCCGAAGCAGGACGCCGATGCTTTCGAGGCGAAGATCCTCAAGGACGACAAGATCGACCTGAGCTACGTGCCGCCGCGCTACCGCTCCAGCTATTTCCAGCACATCTGGGGCAACGGCTACGCGGCCGGCTACTACGCCTACCTGTGGACCGAGATGCTGGCCGACGACGGCTTCGAGTGGTTCAAGGAGCACGGCGGCCTGACCCGCGCCAACGGCGACCGCTTCCGCGCCATGATCCTGTCCCGCGGCAACACCGAGGATCTGGAGAAGATGTACGAGGCCTGGCGTGGCAAGGCTCCGAGCGTGGAGCCGATGCTGATCGACCGCGGCCTGAAGGATACGCACTGA